A single region of the Manihot esculenta cultivar AM560-2 chromosome 12, M.esculenta_v8, whole genome shotgun sequence genome encodes:
- the LOC110627912 gene encoding vesicle-associated protein 4-1 — protein MDLNGEKQESVRKVWTLCKMPFWQTNNATASSSSSSSSSSSSSSSSSSSSSSTCTSSSSMSSNNSITGSNACQQSQTHQPGGAERSTVTAVSLVAKSLLPTRRRLRLDPPNKLYFPYEPGKQVRSAIGIKNISKSHAAFKFQTTAPKSCYMRPPGGILAPGESLIATVFKFVEPPENNERPLDQKSRVKFKIMSLKAKGEMEYVPEMFDEQKDQATVEQILRVIFLDPECPNPALEKLRRQLAEAEAELEARKKPPEDTGPRVVGEGLVIDEWKERRERYLARQQIEVDSV, from the exons ATGGATCTTAATGGAGAGAAACAAGAGAGTGTGAGGAAGGTTTGGACTCTCTGTAAAATGCCCTTTTGGCAAACTAACAATGCCAcagcttcttcttcctcctcttcctcttcgtcttcttcttcttcttcttcttcttcttcttcttcttcttccacctGCACATCTTCTAGCTCTATGAGTAGTAATAATAGTATCACTGGCAGTAATGCTTGCCAGCAGAGCCAGACTCATCAGCCAGGAGGAGCAGAGAGATCGACTGTTACTGCGGTGTCTCTTGTTGCCAAGTCTCTTTTGCCAACTAGAAGAAGACTTAGGCTTGATCCTCCTAACAAGCTCTATTTTCCTT ATGAACCTGGTAAACAGGTGAGAAGTGCTATTGGCATAAAAAACATTTCTAAATCTCATGCGGCTTTCAAG TTCCAAACAACTGCACCAAAGAGTTGTTACATGAGACCTCCTGGAGGGATACTTGCTCCAGGTGAAAGTCTTATAGCTACTG TGTTCAAGTTTGTGGAGCCTCCTGAGAACAATGAGAGACCGTTGGATCAGAAGAGCAGGGTCAAGTTCAAGATCATGAGCTTAAAAGCGAAAGGAGAAATGGAATATGTGCCTGAGATG TTTGATGAGCAAAAGGATCAAGCAACAGTTGAGCAAATTTTGCGAGTAATTTTTCTAGATCCTGAATGCCCTAACCCT GCACTAGAAAAACTTAGGAGACAATTGGCTGAAGCAGAAGCTGAGCTAGAGGCACGCAAGAAGCCTCCTGAAGACACAGGACCTAGAGTTGTAGGTGAAGGACTTGTTATAGATGAATGG AAGGAGCGAAGAGAAAGATACTTGGCGAGACAGCAGATTGAAGTGGATTCTGTgtaa